A segment of the Acidimicrobiales bacterium genome:
ATCGGGGGCGCGGCGCGGAGCCCTGCTGGTGAGCCTGGCCGCCGGCGCGGCCTTGGGCGTGCTTCTGCTCGGTCGGGTCGCCACCTACCTGGCCGACTCCGGGTTCCGGCCCGGGAGATGACCGTTCTCCACCGAGGCTCCTGGTCCGCCGGGGGAAGAGGGGCGCTCGCCGTCCCCGGGGCGCCTCGATCCGCGGGGCTGATCGGCGGAGTGGCTGTCGGTTCCCCCCGCCCGGTGCCAGGAGACCTCCATGCGCGCCCCTCCGCTCGGTGACTCCCCGATCCTCCAGCGACCTCCGGTGGAGCTGACCACCGAGTCGGCGATCGCCAGGCCGAGGCCCGCCCCCCCGGGCTGGTCCGACGCCCGGTGGAAGCGGTCGAACAGTCTTTCCCGCTCGGGTCCGGGGATGCCCGGGCCGTCGTCCTCGACCACGACAAATGCGCGAGCGCCGACGGCGCCGACCGCGATGCTCACCGTTCCCCCGGCAGGGGAGTACCGGCAGGCGTTGTCGACGAGCACTCCCAGGAGCCGGTCGATCCATTCCGGCGGCGCCCTGACGAACGCCCGGCCGGGGGCCCCGTCGGGCTCGAGCGCCAGGTTCAATCCTCGGGACTCGGCCAGCGCCTCGAAGCGCTCGGCGCAGGCCGCGGCTATCGGGGCCAGGTCGACCGGCTCGTCCCCGGGAGGGGGCGGCTCGGCGTCGAACCGGGCCAGCCACAGCAGGTCCTCCACGATCTCGTGCAGGCGCCTGCCCTCCTGGGCCACCCGCCCCAGGGACGAGCGGTAGTAGGGCGCCAGACGGGGGGCGCTGAGGGCCAGGCCGACCTCGGCCTCGATGACGCTCAGCGGGGTGCGCAGCTCGTGCGACGCGTCTGCGGTGAACTCGAGCTGTCGTCGTCGGGTCCGTTCCACGGGTGCCGCGGCCTTGAGGCCGATGACCAGGGATCCCAGATAGATGCTGAGGAGGATCACCGGAGCGACGGCTGCTTCGGCCACCAGGAGAACGCCGCGGACGTGCCCGGGCTCAGCCAGACTCTCACCCGCCACCAGCCATCCGCTGTTGATCCGCCGGGCGGCCAGCCGGAACCGGCTGGCACTCAGCGATGCCGTCATCTCGGCGGCGGGCGACCAGGCGCGCCGAGGTAGGGCCGGTGCGCCGGGGCTGAGGGCGGTCACGTCTCCCCGGGCACCGACGCGCCACAGAAGGACCGGTGCGTCATCCAGGTCCCGGCCCTGAGACCGGTCTGGCGGGCGCACGACCTCGCCCAGTGGAAGCGACTGGCTGGTCGCGTCGTC
Coding sequences within it:
- a CDS encoding HAMP domain-containing sensor histidine kinase, encoding MAAVTTALIAVLYVAVGAILDVVVVGRMTHQVDHRLAGVLDDATSQSLPLGEVVRPPDRSQGRDLDDAPVLLWRVGARGDVTALSPGAPALPRRAWSPAAEMTASLSASRFRLAARRINSGWLVAGESLAEPGHVRGVLLVAEAAVAPVILLSIYLGSLVIGLKAAAPVERTRRRQLEFTADASHELRTPLSVIEAEVGLALSAPRLAPYYRSSLGRVAQEGRRLHEIVEDLLWLARFDAEPPPPGDEPVDLAPIAAACAERFEALAESRGLNLALEPDGAPGRAFVRAPPEWIDRLLGVLVDNACRYSPAGGTVSIAVGAVGARAFVVVEDDGPGIPGPERERLFDRFHRASDQPGGAGLGLAIADSVVSSTGGRWRIGESPSGGARMEVSWHRAGGTDSHSADQPRGSRRPGDGERPSSPGGPGASVENGHLPGRNPESAR